The genomic DNA GTGGATGCAATTAGTGAAATACCTATCATATATCTGAAAGGTTTTCTAACTCCTATGATAAATATTGTGACATTCTGTATATGTAACTTACAAGTATTGAATTTGACTATTGACTTTTTGTATTTTATAACTTATATTAGTTTTGTTTTATAAATTGGACACGCTTAAGCCATTTGTAAAATAGATGTGAATTAAGTATGGAATAAAATTTCTCCCATTTCTCTCATTTTTTTACTATTCTCTTCTTTCCTTGTCTCGGTTGACACACTCTCTCGTCTTGAGCACTCGCTCTTGATTTATAAAAACACTCACTCTTAATTTagaatattattaaattattagttCAACTTGCTAAGgacaataaaaacataaaaatatgtttgattagggtttcaTCAAGTCATAAACTTTAAATCcatataattcaaatttattttttttaatatatatatagatagatagacTAACTCATCTAGGCTCATAACCCATGCAAGTCGCCCCACAGAGTTTACCCAtggattgaaaaaaaaatctctaaagattttttttaatttgattttgttttcaaatAACCAGAAGAAGCCGGAATGAAAGATTTAAAGATGTTTActattaaattaaaagaaaatctgAATTTAACTCTTagttaaggaaaaattaataaactATAACCAAATAAATACTTATTAAATTATTAGTTCAGAATCTATAAGGAcaataaaacataaaaatatgTTTGATCAGGGTTTCATCAAAGTCATAAACTTTAAATCCATATAATctgtaattcaaatttaattttttaatatatatatatatatttatttatttattggattAGAGATTTTTGAATTTATCTGATGATGGATATGGATCAATTTTGATATGATAAAAGATGATTAGCTTATTCTAACTCCCCCCTCCGAATGGCGAATCAATCCTTCCCCTATAAATAGCTGATTCATTCCGTAATCAATCGACCTGCCTGATAGCTCTCATCTTGGACGTATAGTGCAGCATGCAATAGATTtctctttctttagtttcattttgaattcttcttttatctttttttatttatatctcttatatatttttcctttttttcgtAAAGGATCATGTAGTCCTCTTCTATTTATCCTCTGACCAAAAAGGCGTTTTTGATTCGATTGAAGCATTACATGGGCTGTGGGCCTTAAAAATTTCCAATGTCTTTTACTAAATTATTGATGGAATCTAATTTAAGAATCTAATCTAAAATATCTAATTATCTATATACAAATATTTAGTTCTTCATATTTAATTATCATCGATTAATATTCAAGAACCACGTACCTAAATTGCATaccaaatttttaaaacttgaatCTCGGcaaaagtcgaggtaaatatctcctttatatgttagtcattattccaaaagctagtagtcgtacgtgatttacctcctccattttGACCCTGAGACTGGTTGACGGGAGCGCTGGGGAcgaacgtattcgccttttgccacaaaaCCAAATTTTTAAAACCACCAAATCACATACCCAATTTCTATTTCACTCCTCTCATTTATCCCCAATCGACTACTAGAGTATAGACGggtgtaatttttttaaaataaatattcttttaaagtccaattcatattaaaaaaatatttctcttAAGATAtgagattaaattaaaatttgagggtatgaatataatcagaagaacgCCAAATCTCGCCGACCAGCTCGCTGGCCACAATTCtccttttctgacacaaccacaTCGGTGCAGATCTGAGCGCGTTTCACTTTCGTTGTGTTTTAGCCTTTGAGCGTCTGACCTTCGAGCTGTCTGGCCTTCGCGCGGCTGTTCTGTTTTTGGCATCCGTGCCATTATTGGGTTCTACCCAATGCGCCGCTATTATGTTCCGGAGTGTGTGTCGTGTTCAAGCTCTTGTGTCAATAATATATTTCGGCCTGTGTGTCATTATCATATTTCAATCTACGTATCGCTGTCATATTCTGGCTTGTGTGTTGCTATCGTATTCATGGTCTATGACGTCCTCCGGCTCTGTACCATCCTCCGATTCCAAGCCATCGCCTCCTGCTCCATGCCACCCTCTGGCTCCGCGCCATCATCTCTGATTTCGTGTCGCTTCCGGTCCACTCTTGCCGCCTTGGTATGCTTTACATTCAGTATTTATGTTTTTCATTACAGTACCGTTTATTTTCCTTCACCGAAGCCTGACTTAAGCGCAGGAGTGTCAGACCAGGATAGCCCTTGGTCTATTTTCTAACAACCTTGCCAGCACCATTGACCACAGACTTTCGGACACCTTCGGTCACTCTCTTTTTAGGGGGTCCAACGACTCAGTCAACATAGAAGACAGCTCATCATCCTTCCTCCCTCCAGATTATGGTGACTTGGTCCACATTCCAACCACATCACCTGCCTTCCATCTATCTTAGATTCTAGACGggattaaatataataaaagttCTAGATGAATACATACGATTGAGTTTTATGCAATTCAAAGCTCTCAAAGTTTATCTATCAATTTCAGTCAAAATCGACTGATGAACCTAGAAAATTTAGAATTACATAAAATCATATCTTATGTGTTCGTCTAATTtttctaattatatatatatatatatatatatatatatatatatatatatatatatatatatatatataacataataTATGAGaacctttatttttttaatatgaattatatatatatatatatatttttacacatgttaaaaaaaatcattatttttactatATCATGCTAAATTAATATGGGAGGACATGAATATATTATTCTAAGTCTTCTAATTTCATCtataaattttgacaaaaaaatctatttatttttttaaaaaattatatactcTGCAAATGAGAGGGATAAAAATGGATATATATATAGTGAGTTGATCATTTTAAAAGTTAGGTAGCTGTAAAAATACTgattaatatataatattttattatttttttccatgcCATTTAGGGTGTCTGTCTAAGTTTTCTTTAATTTACTTTACTTTTTAGACCtttattctttctttatttacaAAGTGATCCCAGGCCGCTCAGGTCGGAGTAGGGCTATATTGGGAATGTCAAGTTGATGAAGCTCTGGTGTTATGGTACTTTTATAACCGGTTCCGCCTTCTCCCTTCCCCTGCTCTCTCTTCTATCCGCTCTGCTTCAATCTCTTTCACCGCTCTCGAGCTCTATTTGATTGCTTATGCTTCTTCAATTCTTTCTCAGGAGAACCATTCATGGAAGAAATCGATTTAGAGGTGCGAATCTTCTGCCCCAAAAGTCTGTAATCTACGCGATCTGTTGAACGATTGAACTGCGGAGAATGGGGGGAAATGGGCCTTGAATCCTCCTGAAGTCGAGCACGATGAGGTTACTGCAATCCTTCCTGTATCTCTATGGTTTTGATTGGTTATGATTTTCCAGtgattttgtgtttttttgtcCGAGTGGCCTTTTGCGACGAGATCGATGGATGTTTTCTTTTGCCTTTTGTTTTGAAAGGTCTTGATTTGAAGAGTATGTTTTCTTTCCATTTCTCTTTCGCTGATGGTCGCCAATGGCTCCGAGGGCGGTGGATTGTGGTGATTTCCTCTGGCTGTCGCCGTTTTTAAAGACGACGACCTGATCTCGGAGTTTCTCCTCCATTGAGCAGCGGAAGTTTGATTTCTGATGGTGCCTTTATAGAGTAGCCGAAGAGAAATCCACCCGGTCGTCTATGTCTCCTTTTAGGATTTCTTCCTTCTCAAATCGACAACTCTTAGTTGCAAATCGCTGGTCGTGGTAGTTTCACGAATTAATCGCTTTGGAATTCTGGGTTTTTTTGCAGATACTTCAGAtcaaagaagttttttttttcagttgTTTATGTTCTTCCGAGGATTTCCAGTGAGGAGATAGCGTTCGCATCTTCTACGGCCTCACGGCAAGTGCTACTCGACGGATTGACGAAATTTCCTTCTATTTCTTCATTCTGTACACTTCCTATTTTCCCTCTTCTATTTTCAGTTTCTTCCGTCGGAAATTGTGAGGGAATCATCCTTTTCTTGATCGATTTGCTAAGCAGCTACTCGTGATTTGAATCTCATTGATGCGTCGTTGTTTCTCGTTTGTTGTTTTGCTAGGTTGTGCGTAGTTTTTGCCCTTTCGTACCAAAAGCAGCGTCTTCTCAGATTTTTTCTCTGATTTCTGCTCACCTAGGATTTCTCAGGCATTGCAGACTGGTGACTCTTAATTGAGTTCCAGATGGATCCGTAGCCATTTTTTTTTAGCAGAGTAGTGATCAGTCgttctttatttctttctctCGACCGAAGTTTCCTTCAAGTGATCGAGCTGTACTTCCTCGGATGTCTGAGGTTTGATCTGTTTTTTTCGCCATTCCTGAACTTTTTCTATGTGGCAGATTCCAGAGATTGAATAGCCTAGATGTTATCCTCCTCAGCAATGGCAGAAAGCCCAGCTTGAATGCCTCCAAGGAATCCGGCGCCCGAGCCGGAGCCGCCGACGACCACGGATTTCCAAACTGCTCCCATCAGGAACCCAAATTACTTAGGGTGAAACCCAGCTCCGTATCGGACTTCCAGTCCCCCAACCGAGATCACTTCCTCGTCTCCTCCTCGGAACCCGACGCCGTCAACAGAGCGAGCCCGGAAAATGTCCTCTTCCAGTGGGGGCACAGGAAGCGGTCGCGAGGGCTGAGGGCCGAAGGTCGCACGACGGTGGCCGCAGTGGCGGCAGCAGATGAAGGCGACGAGCCCCCGTCCCATTCGAGACAGGTAGCCAGACTCCAGCGGCGGTCCTCGGCGGACACGGCCACGCCTACAGCCTTGCCTCCACCCGGCGGGCCGTACGCCACCCGAACGTGGCTGTCGTGCGCCCCAGTCCGCGGTCCCACGGCCTCTCTCGCCAATAGGTACAAAgttcctcttttcttccttgcaaATCAATTTCACCTAATTTCTCCATTAATTTTCCTACCATTCTTTTGATCTCAAAAAAATTTGACGACaaacattgattttttttttcccgaGTTCATCTGTTCTTTCATGGACGCCTTTAACACGATGACTAATTAACCTCGTTTAAATCACTTTTCTCCTTTTCCTGGGCtgaataataattatttcttCTCCTGCTTTGGTTTAAGTTGTTGTAGCTGGTGGCGTGATACTCCCCTCTTTTATATATTAAGATCATTCCGTCTCATTTACCTTAATTCATAGCTGTATTAGAATCTGTAGACCATGGTATCTTCTTCTCTCCAAAGTCCCACCCACTGACCTCTCTCCTCCACCTCGTGCCATGATCAGGAGCGTCGAAGAGCGATCGGAGGGCCGAGCACGACCCGAGAAGCGCCGCTCGCCGGAGAAGTACCCAAAACTCTCCTTCCCCGCCGCCGGCAGCGAGGCAGCTGATGGGTCCATGAATCCAGACCCAAAGCAGCCGCCCGATCTGAAGCCAAAGGAGAGAATCAATCTGGATCATTTCGCGTGGCCCAGGATCCATCTCTCCCTCTCGAGAAAGGAGAAAGAGGATGATTTCATGGCTATGAAGGGCACCAAGCTCCCCCAACGCCCTAAGAAGAGGGCCAAGAACATTGACAAGAccttgcaggtaccaaaacacAGCACGCTACTTCCACATTCTTCCATTCTTTGGATTCAGCAAAATCACAACTTGTTGCTCATTTTCTTCTCAAAattcaaactttttttttctaatggttGTGAATTTGGATCCCAGTACTGTTATCCAGGTATGTGGCTGCCAGATTTGACAAGGACAAGGTATGAAGTGAGGGAGAAGAAATGCACGAGGAAGGTATCCATTTCCGTCCATTTGCTTCCATTCTTCTAAATCTTATGCTCTGATATTTGTTTCATCTTAATTTTcaacattttctatttttttttttaattgctttCACTGCTGCATGATACTATTCGATCATTTTCTTCTATTATTAATTTTGACAATATTCCTTGATTTTCCTTCATTGTTGCATGTCTTTAATGCAGCATGTCTTTGTTGGCCCTTTCGAATGGGTCCACGTATGTTATGTTCCATTGGTGCGGTGGCTCGCTTTCCACTTATTGTCTATTTTTCCCCTCTTGATCATCATGAAATATTTATATCTATTCTAGCAATTACATCGGTATTATATTTTCTATTGAGAAACatttatttagtatttatttattgattttgaatagaagaagaagaggcgAAGAGGGTTGAAGGGAATGGAGAGTATGGACTCGGAGTCAGAGTGAAGGTGAATAAAAAGGGacaatttcttttgtttttttctcctttttttctttgatgtaattttttttcttctgaatttgaattttaatgtgAGTAGTTGTACGAACTGTTCCtcacaaatatatattttttctttccgctaTTATAAAAGATTGTTGGAGCTCCATGAGTAAGTCTGTAACTATTTTGaggtaaaatattattttatctgTTTATATTTTGACGTAGAATTAATGATGCTAAGTCATTTAAGATAGTAATATCATTTTTACTCTAATAAATTGTTAGACGCATTATAGAAGAATTTTCTTATAGTAAGCAATGAATttatgaattttcaatttatcaaacttTTATGGGTCAGGCCGGGCCGATTCGAAAAAACAAATATCGGgtatcaattaaaaaataaatagataaTTTGTAAAGCAAGCGGGGTCGTGTTGTTAAAAAACAATAGGAAAAGAAAATATATCTAGGGATCCCGGCCATCAGCCCTTTCCCTTCGTTTGAACCTCCCCCACCTCAACAGCCGGCGGCACCACTTCTCCTCGCGTGGTGGCGCTGATCGACGCGTCTTAGACGCTGACTCCAGCAGCAAATCTCGCCGGCGGCGGCGGACTGACTCCTCTCGTCATTGGAGTGCGGCCTCCTCCTTCCTCACGTAGATAACTCTCCGCTCCAACTAAAATCCGCCACTTCTCCTCTCTCGCCTTAATCGCCTTACTGCCTACGCGACAACTCAGCCTTTGCTCGGCACGATCATACTCTTGGAGAGACGAGCTTTGTGTCTTCTGTCGTCGTTCTCATTCGAGCTCGATCGAGTAATCGGAAACCCTCATCGAGCGGAAGAAACACCTTTTGCGACAGATGAGCGCAGGTTAGTACGTTTcgattattgttattgtttctcATCCGGTCTCCCTGCGATTAAACATCGTTTGTTTAATAAGAAGAATTGGCGGAAATTTTAAAATCGCATCTTTAGCAACATTTTGGCTGGAGGTGCAGACTTGATGCACTGTTAATACTCTTTGAAGAATCTGCATTCTCGTGAACGTGTAGATCCTAAACTTGTTGCTCTAACTTGTAAAACTATTCCCGATTGGAAAGTAGTGCATTGAAATGCGCTAAGCATATTCAGTTGCTTGCAGGTTGGTATTTGCTCTATCATGCCACCTTTGTCGACTAGTACAAGGGAGCCTCCCATATTGACTTAAAGCTTGGTCCTTTTGATAGTATTTTCATAATCTATTTATCTAGTTGATCAGTCATAATCATTTAACATTTTGCTTGCTAATTAGTAATTGTAATTGCAGAATTTGACTTCATCTCAGCTGtgaaaaaaatagaacattaacATAATTTGTTGGTGTTCCTACAATCTTAATCTTTATAAACATCAAATTATCAAGATTTGTCACTGAATCATGAACATGTTCTTTGATCATTTTATAaccattgttattatattaggctTCCTTCCCACATGATGCCATACTACCCCTGATATAATTTAAAGATAGCTCTCAGTTTTGGACATCATGTTGTGTTCAGATAATCCCTTCTAGCTAGTGTTATGGTGATTATATATCACATAGACACATATAGTAGGAGTTTTATTTGTGGAAAAAGAAGTGGCTAGTCAGGCTGAAATTTATATAtgttttacttgatgatagtcttTTCTGAAACATAATTAGAAGTAATTTAGGAGATTTGAGTGGTCCTATTGATATAGTCATGTATAAAGTTTAACAGAGGTACAAGTTTCATACAGCTAACCTTAAACTATTGAGATTGACATTACTTGTTGATGCCGTGATGTTTGTTCAAAacctttattttctaaattttctccAAATTCAAGCTTCATGTTTATTCTATTAAAACTCTCATCAGCTAGCATAATGTCAAACAACATTCACCATTTTATTCTATCTAAATCTTTATCAACTAGCATAACATCAAATCATTCACAAAGGAGACCTATTTTGAATATGTTGGTAAGTTCATATTGTCCTGATGGTGAAAATCAGTACCTTTAGATAACTGTATTATTCACCATCAGTATCTTTAGATAACTGTATTATTTTAACTAAAGGTATTACCTCAACAAG from Zingiber officinale cultivar Zhangliang chromosome 4A, Zo_v1.1, whole genome shotgun sequence includes the following:
- the LOC121970574 gene encoding uncharacterized protein LOC121970574 isoform X2 — its product is MRFQRLNSLDVILLSNGRKPSLNASKESGARAGAADDHGFPNCSHQEPKLLRVKPSSVSDFQSPNRDHFLVSSSEPDAVNRASPENVLFQWGHRKRSRGLRAEGRTTVAAVAAADEGDEPPSHSRQVARLQRRSSADTATPTALPPPGGPYATRTWLSCAPVRGPTASLANRSVEERSEGRARPEKRRSPEKYPKLSFPAAGSEAADGSMNPDPKQPPDLKPKERINLDHFAWPRIHLSLSRKEKEDDFMAMKGTKLPQRPKKRAKNIDKTLQYCYPGMWLPDLTRTRYEVREKKCTRKKKRRRGLKGMESMDSESE
- the LOC121970574 gene encoding uncharacterized protein LOC121970574 isoform X1 — its product is MRFQRLNSLDVILLSNGRKPSLNASKESGARAGAADDHGFPNCSHQEPKLLRVKPSSVSDFQSPNRDHFLVSSSEPDAVNRASPENVLFQWGHRKRSRGLRAEGRTTVAAVAAADEGDEPPSHSRQVARLQRRSSADTATPTALPPPGGPYATRTWLSCAPVRGPTASLANRSVEERSEGRARPEKRRSPEKYPKLSFPAAGSEAADGSMNPDPKQPPDLKPKERINLDHFAWPRIHLSLSRKEKEDDFMAMKGTKLPQRPKKRAKNIDKTLQYCYPGMWLPDLTRTRYEVREKKCTRKKKKRRRGLKGMESMDSESE